A genomic segment from Candidatus Brocadia sinica JPN1 encodes:
- a CDS encoding GH39 family glycosyl hydrolase, protein MASNTTEITVDVSQNLGQMPGIAAVGIELSQWGDDFYKFYFRKKYEDDIENVGSIYRTGLNLRYHVSDLSNDIEKYMDRLNDFNNTTLSYKKQGVDLILTIYGMPKWLSKRCVKNKDGKYVCGPNWGATPPTDYDAWAEHVKGIVGYYKYKLGLDLWYEIWNEPDQGYLFSNTDFWFGSQEEYFTLYKYSVKGALEADPHVKIGGPGASIWDKGVIEEFIKYAATNNLPIDFITWHMYVGWNNFWGTKAEYREMASSIKQWLKQYGYDENTPLIIDEWNYDASLNDLEDHTTERTSAYAIFAIFQILDTGINKQAFFNFVDFEHNPLFSGCPGIMSNDGIIKSVYNAFKALSILQGKQENGINNRLKADITSKDGFLAAIASQTKDSRKVRILISNYVPSKRMLKNAFP, encoded by the coding sequence ATGGCATCGAACACAACGGAAATAACTGTGGATGTTTCACAGAACCTCGGCCAAATGCCAGGTATTGCAGCAGTGGGAATAGAGCTTTCTCAATGGGGGGATGATTTTTATAAATTTTATTTCAGAAAGAAATACGAAGATGATATCGAAAACGTCGGTAGTATCTATCGAACAGGATTGAATCTGAGATATCATGTTTCTGATCTGTCCAATGATATTGAAAAATATATGGATCGCCTCAATGATTTTAATAATACAACATTGTCATATAAGAAACAGGGGGTGGATCTTATCCTAACTATTTACGGTATGCCTAAATGGCTAAGTAAAAGATGTGTAAAAAATAAAGATGGAAAATATGTCTGTGGACCAAATTGGGGCGCAACACCTCCGACTGATTACGATGCTTGGGCAGAACATGTTAAGGGAATCGTGGGTTATTATAAATATAAATTAGGCCTGGATTTATGGTATGAAATATGGAATGAGCCAGACCAGGGCTATCTCTTTTCTAATACTGATTTCTGGTTCGGAAGTCAGGAAGAATACTTTACCCTATATAAATACAGCGTTAAAGGTGCTCTTGAAGCAGACCCTCATGTAAAGATAGGAGGCCCTGGCGCTTCTATATGGGATAAAGGGGTAATCGAGGAGTTTATAAAATATGCAGCGACAAATAACCTGCCGATCGATTTTATAACCTGGCATATGTATGTTGGATGGAATAATTTTTGGGGGACAAAAGCAGAATACAGAGAAATGGCAAGTTCTATTAAACAATGGCTGAAACAGTATGGGTACGATGAAAACACACCCCTTATTATTGATGAGTGGAACTATGACGCAAGTCTCAATGATTTAGAAGACCATACTACAGAACGAACCAGTGCATATGCCATTTTTGCCATCTTTCAGATACTTGATACTGGCATTAATAAACAAGCCTTCTTTAATTTCGTCGATTTTGAACATAATCCGTTATTTTCGGGCTGTCCTGGTATTATGAGTAACGACGGCATTATCAAATCGGTTTATAATGCATTCAAGGCACTTTCCATCCTGCAAGGCAAACAAGAAAACGGGATCAATAACAGACTTAAAGCAGATATCACGAGCAAGGATGGCTTTCTTGCTGCCATTGCATCTCAAACGAAAGATAGTCGTAAAGTAAGAATACTGATCTCTAATTATGTTCCTTCCAAACGAATGCTAAAGAACGCGTTTCCTTGA
- a CDS encoding bacterial transcriptional activator domain-containing protein has translation MDNLAEEFYQHLMVCYQRLGQEAEAVKLYRRCRSVLLSALGVKPSSRTEEIYADLQKRQSG, from the coding sequence GTGGATAACCTTGCCGAGGAGTTTTACCAGCACCTCATGGTGTGTTATCAGCGGCTTGGCCAGGAGGCAGAGGCCGTCAAGTTATACCGCCGCTGCCGCTCTGTTCTGCTATCGGCGCTGGGAGTGAAGCCGTCATCCAGGACAGAAGAAATTTATGCGGATCTACAAAAGAGACAGTCGGGGTAG
- a CDS encoding type II toxin-antitoxin system HicB family antitoxin produces the protein MSESQYEMIIYWDKTDNIYVVEVPELPGCIAHGKSKKEALENAERAVEFWLKTAKEDGIQIPVPKGRLMYA, from the coding sequence ATGAGTGAATCACAATATGAAATGATTATTTATTGGGATAAAACAGACAATATTTATGTTGTTGAAGTACCAGAACTACCAGGGTGCATAGCGCATGGTAAGTCAAAAAAAGAGGCACTTGAAAATGCAGAAAGAGCAGTAGAGTTTTGGTTAAAAACGGCAAAAGAAGATGGTATTCAAATACCAGTCCCTAAGGGCCGTTTAATGTATGCATAA
- a CDS encoding PIN domain-containing protein gives MERTEKVVIDTNLLVRYLINDDQKKAEAVDNLLDKAMKGEVRIVVPSVVIAELVWVLESFYQMKADTILELVEAIVNTTGLDVTDKLTVISALRLYKNRNIDFIDAWIIEFAKERGIKTIYTFDKKHFRDIEGIEVAIL, from the coding sequence GTGGAAAGAACTGAGAAGGTTGTTATAGATACCAATTTACTTGTTCGGTATCTCATCAATGACGATCAGAAAAAAGCGGAAGCCGTTGATAACCTTTTAGACAAAGCTATGAAGGGCGAGGTAAGGATTGTTGTCCCATCTGTTGTAATTGCAGAACTTGTGTGGGTTTTAGAGAGTTTTTATCAAATGAAAGCAGATACAATCCTTGAACTTGTTGAGGCTATAGTGAATACAACGGGACTTGATGTTACAGATAAATTAACCGTAATTTCCGCCTTAAGACTTTACAAAAATAGGAACATAGATTTTATTGATGCATGGATTATAGAGTTTGCTAAGGAAAGAGGTATTAAGACAATATATACCTTTGATAAAAAACATTTCAGGGATATAGAGGGAATCGAGGTAGCTATTTTATAG
- a CDS encoding AbrB/MazE/SpoVT family DNA-binding domain-containing protein yields the protein MILTAKITSKGQITLPKEVRKLLNVQEGNVIVFEKEDDKIVIKPARTLRDFKGLLKNINTGENFDEVRKKVKKYVGKRVIQGGKN from the coding sequence ATGATACTGACAGCAAAGATTACCTCGAAAGGTCAAATTACTTTACCAAAAGAAGTGAGGAAACTTTTAAATGTACAGGAAGGAAATGTTATCGTCTTTGAAAAGGAAGACGATAAAATTGTAATCAAACCAGCCAGAACCCTTCGTGACTTTAAAGGTTTATTAAAAAATATAAATACGGGAGAAAACTTTGACGAGGTAAGGAAAAAAGTCAAAAAGTATGTGGGAAAGAGGGTTATTCAAGGTGGAAAGAACTGA
- a CDS encoding DEAD/DEAH box helicase, protein MWISRKTGKKGFSPVCNNEWVDGICEKPKIKCNECSHRSFAHVTDSVIREHLEGKHTIGVYLLLNDETCWFLAIDFDKESWANDVNAFMETCKSLKIPAALKRSRSGKGAHVWIFFSAPILALKARKFGSYLLTETMSRHHQLGMDSYDRLFPNQDTLPKGGFGNLIALPLQKEVCKKGNTLFFGQHFQPYEDQWAFLSSISRMQPPEVDVIVNEAERSGQVIGVGISSTGEDEEPWTKTLYRKQSEKTINCPLPERNKVVMSNLIYVEKEGLPSQLLNQIKRIAAFQNAEVDLSFHGQLTPLQQEASNILMYYEIGVFVAPPGIGKTTVGIYLISGRRRNTLVLVHRRQLIEQWRAQLASLLDIDLREIGMIGSGRDRQTGFIDVAMFQSLIQKGEVKNIVSHYGHIIVDECHHVSAFTFEQVLRKARARFILGLTATPYRRDGHQPIILMQCGPIRYKVSHTEESAKHPFQRRLICQHTNFTMPSLEADLDIHNIYAWLIADEERNQMILNDVLHVLEEGRSPILLTERRAHLELLVEKLRPFVKNIIVLKGGMRIKKRNTIMENLASIPDGETRLLLATGRYAGEGFDDARLDTLFLAMPVSWKGTLVQYAGRIHRLYDGKKEVRIYDYIDSNVPMLLNMFKKRLKGYRALGYEIGGEGMG, encoded by the coding sequence TTGTGGATAAGTAGAAAGACTGGCAAGAAAGGGTTTAGCCCGGTCTGTAACAACGAGTGGGTCGATGGGATATGCGAAAAACCAAAGATAAAATGTAATGAGTGCTCACACCGGTCTTTTGCTCATGTAACAGATAGCGTCATCAGGGAACATCTTGAAGGCAAGCATACCATCGGCGTCTACCTGTTACTAAACGATGAGACCTGCTGGTTTCTTGCTATAGACTTTGATAAGGAGTCTTGGGCTAATGATGTCAATGCCTTTATGGAGACATGCAAAAGCCTAAAGATTCCTGCAGCTTTAAAAAGGTCGCGTTCTGGTAAAGGCGCTCATGTTTGGATATTTTTTTCTGCCCCTATATTGGCTTTAAAGGCAAGAAAATTTGGCAGTTATCTCCTGACAGAAACCATGTCGCGTCATCACCAACTGGGAATGGATTCTTACGATCGCCTCTTTCCTAACCAGGATACTTTGCCAAAGGGAGGTTTTGGCAACCTGATAGCCCTTCCTCTTCAAAAGGAGGTTTGCAAAAAAGGCAACACCCTTTTCTTCGGCCAACATTTTCAACCATACGAAGACCAGTGGGCTTTTCTTTCCAGCATTTCAAGAATGCAACCACCAGAGGTAGATGTAATCGTTAATGAAGCCGAACGGAGTGGGCAAGTTATCGGTGTGGGCATTAGTTCAACTGGTGAAGACGAAGAACCATGGACAAAAACACTATACCGAAAACAGTCAGAAAAAACCATTAACTGCCCGTTACCGGAAAGAAACAAGGTTGTCATGTCTAATTTGATATACGTTGAAAAGGAAGGGCTTCCATCACAGTTACTGAACCAGATAAAACGAATCGCAGCTTTTCAGAACGCAGAAGTAGATTTGTCTTTTCACGGACAACTAACCCCATTGCAGCAAGAGGCATCCAATATCCTTATGTACTATGAAATTGGAGTCTTTGTCGCCCCACCGGGAATTGGTAAAACCACGGTCGGAATCTATCTGATCTCAGGAAGAAGAAGGAATACCCTTGTACTTGTACACCGCAGACAACTCATTGAGCAGTGGCGCGCCCAATTAGCAAGTCTTCTTGATATTGACTTAAGAGAGATAGGCATGATTGGCAGTGGAAGGGATAGACAAACTGGTTTCATCGATGTTGCCATGTTTCAGAGCCTAATTCAAAAAGGCGAGGTAAAGAATATCGTCTCACACTATGGTCATATTATTGTGGATGAATGCCATCATGTATCAGCATTTACATTTGAGCAGGTTTTACGGAAAGCCAGAGCACGATTTATCCTTGGACTCACAGCAACTCCCTATCGCAGAGACGGCCACCAGCCTATAATCCTCATGCAGTGCGGACCCATAAGGTATAAAGTAAGTCACACAGAGGAATCTGCCAAACATCCTTTCCAACGGAGGCTTATTTGTCAGCATACCAATTTTACAATGCCTTCACTTGAAGCTGATCTGGATATTCACAATATCTATGCATGGCTCATTGCAGATGAAGAACGCAATCAGATGATTTTGAATGACGTGCTTCACGTACTTGAAGAAGGCCGCTCTCCGATTCTGCTTACCGAAAGAAGAGCGCATCTGGAACTCCTTGTCGAGAAGTTGCGCCCTTTTGTGAAAAACATTATTGTCCTGAAGGGTGGCATGCGGATTAAGAAACGTAATACAATTATGGAAAATCTTGCTTCAATCCCCGATGGAGAAACGCGTCTCCTCCTTGCCACTGGCAGATATGCAGGCGAAGGATTTGATGACGCCCGTCTTGACACCCTTTTTCTCGCCATGCCGGTTTCCTGGAAAGGAACCCTTGTCCAATATGCAGGCCGCATTCATCGTTTATATGATGGAAAGAAGGAAGTGAGAATTTACGACTACATAGACAGCAATGTGCCCATGCTATTGAACATGTTTAAGAAAAGGCTCAAAGGTTACCGGGCTTTAGGATATGAGATAGGCGGAGAAGGGATGGGCTAA
- a CDS encoding DEAD/DEAH box helicase, protein MKFSEIDLPSNILKALKKMGYDEMTPIQEATYPVIFTGQDLCALAETGSGKTAACAIPLIQKVDPALNAIQGLVLVPTRELCMQYVAEIQKIAAQTAVIPYAVYGGFDKQTQIARIKQGVHILVATPGRLIDLLYDGVLSFAQVKCAILDEADELLKVGFLEDIEFIMSCILHKHQTLLFSATMPDDIKKLAHDCLCNPQHISLITERVAPESIEHYFAYTHPKQKHIEFMKYLEGEDVNQALIFCNARHMVDTLFRSLRKDFRDIDFMHAGLGQDTRSSIIRKFRSQKLRYLIASDVAARGLDFSHVSHVINWDFPRDGEQYTHRTGRTGRMGRKGKAFTFVSKHDLSPLRKLIRSKKITPCWVGKDPL, encoded by the coding sequence ATGAAATTTAGCGAAATTGACCTTCCCTCAAACATCCTCAAAGCGCTTAAGAAGATGGGGTATGATGAAATGACCCCTATTCAGGAGGCTACGTATCCGGTAATTTTTACGGGACAGGATCTTTGTGCTCTCGCCGAGACAGGATCAGGAAAGACGGCCGCCTGTGCGATCCCCCTTATTCAGAAAGTCGATCCCGCCCTTAATGCCATTCAGGGGCTTGTGCTCGTCCCGACACGTGAATTGTGTATGCAGTATGTGGCGGAGATCCAAAAGATCGCGGCACAGACAGCAGTGATTCCTTATGCGGTGTATGGTGGTTTTGACAAACAGACACAGATCGCCAGGATTAAACAGGGGGTGCATATTTTGGTTGCAACGCCGGGACGTCTTATTGATCTTTTGTACGACGGGGTACTTTCTTTCGCGCAGGTGAAATGCGCTATCCTTGATGAGGCGGACGAACTGTTAAAGGTAGGGTTCCTCGAAGATATTGAATTTATTATGTCATGCATCCTGCATAAACATCAGACGCTCCTTTTCTCTGCAACGATGCCTGATGATATCAAAAAACTCGCACACGACTGTTTGTGTAATCCTCAGCATATTTCCCTTATTACAGAACGGGTAGCGCCGGAAAGCATTGAGCATTATTTCGCCTATACCCATCCAAAACAAAAACATATAGAATTTATGAAGTATCTTGAGGGTGAGGATGTTAATCAGGCTCTCATTTTTTGTAATGCCCGCCACATGGTTGATACGTTGTTTCGCTCTCTCCGGAAAGATTTTCGAGATATTGACTTCATGCATGCAGGACTTGGCCAGGATACGCGTTCTTCGATTATCAGGAAGTTCAGGAGTCAGAAGCTCCGCTATCTTATTGCGAGCGATGTCGCCGCGAGGGGGCTTGATTTTTCGCATGTCTCGCATGTGATTAATTGGGATTTTCCGAGAGATGGGGAGCAGTATACCCATCGTACCGGCCGTACCGGCCGTATGGGGAGAAAGGGGAAGGCTTTTACCTTTGTGTCCAAACACGATCTTTCACCTCTCCGCAAACTAATTCGCAGTAAAAAGATTACTCCCTGCTGGGTTGGAAAAGATCCTCTTTGA
- a CDS encoding putative quorum-sensing-regulated virulence factor: MFPDKEYLLTVVRTRMPFGKYKGRLMMICLRRIFCSLSNRDFQKMN; encoded by the coding sequence ATGTTTCCGGATAAAGAGTATCTTTTGACGGTTGTGCGGACGCGCATGCCTTTTGGCAAATATAAAGGGCGACTGATGATGATTTGCCTGAGACGTATATTCTGTAGTTTGTCCAACAGGGATTTCCAAAAGATGAATTAG
- a CDS encoding HNH endonuclease: MSEWIHIEKDQKHIAREKLKAQEMRKSQWWKNKISQGICYYCQETFLPDELTMDHMVPLARGGRSTKGNVVPCCKECNNKKKYLTPAEIVLNKLKGQGTAEHFGK, encoded by the coding sequence ATGTCTGAATGGATTCACATAGAGAAAGATCAGAAGCATATTGCCAGGGAAAAGCTGAAAGCACAGGAGATGAGAAAATCCCAGTGGTGGAAGAACAAGATTTCCCAGGGGATATGTTATTACTGCCAAGAAACCTTCCTCCCGGATGAACTTACCATGGATCACATGGTACCGCTAGCGAGGGGAGGCAGAAGTACAAAGGGAAATGTCGTACCATGTTGTAAGGAGTGCAACAATAAGAAAAAATATTTAACCCCGGCAGAAATCGTATTAAACAAATTGAAGGGGCAGGGCACAGCAGAACATTTTGGGAAATGA
- a CDS encoding VOC family protein — MELNHIGITNKSEEQALQFYRDFLGLEKTREILLAPELSEQLFSLSREVKVLVFEKTGIKIEVFISDFHHTNPNFTHFGIMLDNFSEVTEKARRFNVNIIMGRHKDKTVYFLKDFSGNLIEIKQKS, encoded by the coding sequence ATGGAATTAAATCACATTGGTATCACAAATAAGAGCGAAGAACAGGCGTTACAGTTTTATCGTGATTTTTTAGGTCTTGAAAAAACACGAGAAATTCTCCTGGCCCCGGAACTTTCGGAACAATTGTTTTCTCTTTCCCGGGAGGTCAAAGTGCTCGTTTTTGAAAAAACCGGGATAAAGATCGAGGTATTTATATCTGATTTTCATCACACCAACCCCAATTTCACCCATTTCGGTATCATGCTGGATAATTTTTCAGAGGTCACAGAAAAGGCCCGGCGGTTCAACGTGAATATTATTATGGGAAGACATAAGGATAAGACCGTCTACTTCCTCAAGGATTTTTCCGGCAACCTGATTGAAATAAAACAAAAATCGTAA
- a CDS encoding IS1634 family transposase, with amino-acid sequence MFLREKTRTKDGKTHRYWSVVENRRISGGRVVQRQVLYLGELNDNQRAGWVRTIEAVAGEKPTARQVALFPDDREALPIPDCETVQVRLDKIELRCPRQWGASWLGLYLWDMLELDIFWRSRLPSSRKGTSWLNMLKALVCYRLIDPGSEFRFHREWYVRSAMGDLLGEDDSLAQKDKPYRCLDLLLEHRDELFGFLKGQWGKLFGAKYDVLLYDLTSTYFESDPPPTGSGSKKRFGYSRDKRSDCVQVVVALVLTPEGFPVAYEVYPGNTRDTATLEEFLDRIEKQYGKFRRTWLMDRGIPTEEVLEKMRERGIDYLVGTPKGHLTRVEKQLLEQTWMQARESVRVKILQQESEFYVYVESQDRVAKERSMRRRRLRRLWAGLRELRNRKVLTRDDLLMHIGALKKEAGRDFGLVRISIPNPQEPVNENTFHFSLDRERLRRTLRREGRYLLRSNMQAASPETVWESYLLLTRIEQAFKDLKGSLSIRPIWHQLERRIEAHIFVSFLAFCLHTTLRNLARGRAAGLTSEAILEKLSSIQMIDVHLPTTDGRHIVMSRYTQPEKDVVLLLAQLGLTLPEQPLPKIYASG; translated from the coding sequence ATGTTTTTACGAGAAAAGACACGGACAAAAGACGGGAAAACCCACCGGTATTGGAGCGTAGTAGAGAACCGTCGGATCAGCGGAGGCAGAGTGGTACAGCGACAAGTGCTCTACCTGGGAGAACTCAATGACAACCAGCGAGCGGGGTGGGTTCGGACGATAGAGGCGGTCGCGGGTGAAAAGCCCACAGCAAGACAAGTGGCATTATTTCCGGACGACCGGGAAGCCTTGCCCATACCGGATTGTGAGACCGTCCAGGTGAGGTTGGACAAAATAGAATTGCGCTGTCCCCGGCAATGGGGAGCAAGTTGGTTGGGATTATATTTGTGGGATATGTTGGAACTGGACATCTTTTGGAGGAGTCGTCTGCCATCAAGCCGGAAGGGGACAAGCTGGCTGAATATGCTCAAGGCGCTTGTCTGTTACCGGCTGATCGATCCGGGAAGCGAATTTCGTTTTCACCGTGAGTGGTATGTGCGTAGCGCAATGGGAGATTTGTTGGGGGAAGATGATTCGCTGGCACAGAAGGATAAGCCATATCGTTGTTTGGATTTGCTGCTTGAGCACCGCGACGAGCTGTTTGGTTTTTTAAAAGGGCAATGGGGCAAGCTGTTTGGTGCGAAGTATGATGTGCTGCTGTATGATTTGACGAGTACGTATTTTGAAAGTGATCCACCGCCGACGGGATCGGGTAGTAAAAAACGTTTTGGGTACAGCCGGGACAAACGTTCGGATTGCGTTCAAGTGGTAGTGGCGTTGGTATTGACGCCGGAAGGTTTTCCCGTGGCCTACGAAGTATATCCCGGCAATACAAGAGACACTGCGACATTAGAGGAGTTTCTGGATCGGATAGAAAAGCAGTATGGGAAATTTCGGCGCACCTGGCTCATGGATAGAGGTATTCCAACGGAGGAGGTGTTGGAAAAGATGCGTGAGCGGGGGATTGATTATTTGGTTGGTACTCCGAAGGGGCATTTGACGCGGGTAGAAAAACAGTTGCTCGAACAGACCTGGATGCAGGCGCGGGAAAGCGTCCGTGTGAAAATTCTTCAGCAAGAGTCGGAGTTTTACGTTTACGTGGAAAGCCAGGACCGGGTGGCCAAGGAACGTTCCATGCGTCGGCGCAGACTCAGACGTTTGTGGGCGGGTTTGCGCGAACTTCGCAATCGAAAGGTCCTCACGCGCGATGATCTGCTCATGCATATTGGCGCGTTAAAGAAAGAAGCCGGACGAGACTTTGGGCTGGTTCGTATCTCTATCCCAAATCCGCAAGAACCGGTGAATGAGAACACTTTCCATTTCAGCCTGGATCGTGAACGCCTGCGGCGAACGTTGCGGCGTGAGGGACGCTATCTGCTTCGTTCAAATATGCAGGCCGCCTCGCCTGAAACCGTCTGGGAATCGTATCTGCTTTTGACCCGTATAGAACAGGCATTCAAGGATTTAAAGGGATCGCTTTCCATCCGCCCCATATGGCACCAATTGGAAAGGAGGATTGAAGCCCATATTTTTGTCTCCTTTTTGGCATTCTGTCTCCACACGACGCTGCGAAATCTTGCGCGGGGACGAGCCGCAGGGCTTACATCCGAAGCAATTTTGGAAAAACTATCGAGCATTCAAATGATTGACGTTCATTTACCGACAACGGATGGTCGCCACATTGTCATGAGCCGCTATACACAGCCGGAAAAGGATGTTGTTCTCCTTTTGGCACAATTGGGATTGACGCTTCCTGAACAACCTCTGCCCAAGATTTATGCATCAGGATAG
- the thiC gene encoding phosphomethylpyrimidine synthase ThiC, with product MKTQLELAREGIITEAMKEASAYDDVSPEFIREGIAKGQIVIYGNPNRKARVVGIGKGLKTKVNASIGTSPDIVDIDMEVKKAQTAEKYGADTLMELSTGGDLTKIRKRILDSISLTVGTVPLYQAAIETNKKKGSVVHMEADFLFDVIEQQAEEGIGFMAIHCGINLITLERLKKQGYRYGGLVSRGGSFLTAWMNHNKKENPLYEQIDRLIDIMKKHDVILSLGNGLRAGAIHDSTDRAQIQELIINSEIAEYAQSKGVQIIVEGPGHIPIDEIEANVLIQKRLSNNAPFYMLGPITTDVAPGYDHISSAIGAALSSCYGADFICYVTPPEHLALPGPDDVREGVMAARIAAHVGDMVKLKDKAKNLDLKMGIARRDLDWKTQYETAITKERAQEIRNSRPPMDEDTCTMCGSLCSLKGVMKYYEQDLKKSRKKKRYSSKLLNEIADYL from the coding sequence ATGAAAACACAGTTAGAACTTGCACGGGAAGGTATTATAACGGAAGCCATGAAAGAGGCATCTGCATACGATGATGTTTCCCCGGAATTTATCCGCGAGGGTATTGCAAAAGGACAGATCGTTATCTATGGAAATCCAAATAGAAAGGCCCGTGTAGTCGGTATTGGAAAAGGACTCAAGACAAAGGTAAACGCAAGTATTGGCACCTCGCCTGATATCGTTGATATCGATATGGAGGTAAAAAAGGCGCAAACCGCCGAAAAATATGGCGCCGATACCCTGATGGAGCTTTCCACAGGTGGAGACTTGACAAAAATCAGAAAACGGATTTTGGACTCAATTTCTCTTACCGTAGGCACTGTGCCCCTTTATCAGGCTGCCATTGAAACCAATAAGAAAAAAGGCTCTGTCGTCCACATGGAGGCCGATTTTCTCTTTGATGTCATTGAACAGCAAGCGGAAGAGGGGATTGGCTTTATGGCAATTCACTGTGGGATAAACCTCATAACGTTAGAACGGCTTAAAAAACAAGGCTACCGTTACGGCGGACTGGTAAGTCGTGGCGGTTCTTTCCTGACGGCATGGATGAACCATAACAAAAAAGAAAATCCACTCTATGAACAGATCGATCGACTCATTGACATTATGAAAAAGCACGATGTCATCCTGAGTCTTGGAAATGGCCTGAGGGCAGGCGCTATCCACGACAGCACCGACCGTGCACAGATCCAGGAACTCATTATAAATTCTGAGATTGCCGAATATGCACAAAGCAAGGGTGTGCAGATTATTGTAGAGGGTCCTGGCCACATACCCATTGATGAGATTGAGGCCAACGTGCTTATCCAAAAACGACTCAGCAACAATGCCCCATTTTACATGCTCGGACCAATTACCACCGATGTGGCCCCTGGATATGACCACATTTCATCGGCCATCGGTGCCGCCTTATCGTCGTGTTACGGAGCCGATTTCATCTGCTATGTCACACCCCCAGAGCACCTGGCCCTCCCAGGACCAGACGACGTCCGAGAAGGTGTCATGGCAGCCCGTATCGCTGCTCATGTAGGTGATATGGTAAAGCTAAAGGACAAGGCAAAAAATTTAGACCTCAAGATGGGCATTGCTCGCAGGGATTTGGACTGGAAGACCCAGTATGAGACAGCCATTACCAAAGAACGCGCACAGGAAATTCGTAATAGCCGACCGCCCATGGATGAAGATACGTGTACCATGTGTGGCAGTCTGTGTTCACTCAAGGGTGTTATGAAATACTACGAACAAGACCTCAAGAAAAGCCGCAAAAAAAAGCGCTACTCCAGTAAGCTTTTAAATGAAATAGCAGATTATCTTTGA
- the bioD gene encoding dethiobiotin synthase, which produces MGRGYFITGTDTGVGKTIVAGGLAALYKNKGLDVGVMKPVATGCKRVNNNLISDDAVFLKCAAEVDDEYELINPVSLEQPLAPTVAARLSKTKIDKDKINTAFDSLCERHEYIIVEGIGGLLVPLDEYYFVVDMANEMELPLIVVCRPTLGTINHTLLTVSYARQHGLDVKGIVINESVENRDDVMKKTNAEEIKRLTDLPILGTISFDKRLDINKYNKEILVKIFSDKIDKDIII; this is translated from the coding sequence ATGGGAAGAGGATATTTTATCACCGGGACGGACACAGGTGTGGGAAAGACCATTGTCGCAGGTGGGTTGGCCGCCCTGTACAAAAACAAAGGTCTGGATGTCGGCGTTATGAAACCAGTTGCTACAGGCTGTAAACGGGTAAATAATAATCTGATATCCGACGATGCCGTTTTTTTAAAATGTGCGGCAGAAGTAGATGACGAATACGAACTAATTAACCCCGTTAGCCTCGAACAGCCCCTTGCCCCAACGGTAGCAGCACGGTTAAGTAAAACAAAAATAGATAAGGATAAAATAAACACTGCCTTCGACAGCTTATGCGAAAGACACGAATACATCATTGTCGAAGGTATCGGAGGTTTGCTGGTACCCCTCGACGAATACTATTTTGTTGTGGATATGGCCAACGAAATGGAATTACCGTTAATCGTTGTTTGCCGGCCCACCCTTGGCACGATAAACCATACATTACTAACAGTATCCTATGCGCGTCAACACGGACTCGATGTCAAAGGAATCGTCATCAATGAATCCGTTGAAAACCGTGACGATGTCATGAAAAAGACAAATGCCGAAGAAATAAAAAGACTCACCGATCTTCCCATATTGGGCACAATCTCCTTTGATAAAAGGCTGGATATAAACAAGTATAACAAAGAGATATTGGTAAAAATTTTTAGTGATAAAATAGACAAAGACATTATAATATGA